In Campylobacter vicugnae, a genomic segment contains:
- a CDS encoding flagellar assembly protein A — MVEDSKNPYQDIDAVSKSMGVPPEYLDFDILEIFTSYKTNPQAEFTPVQDGDIFDDDEFFLDENLSIMQTYKVKFYDIRKDIRPHLPKVTLGTNKNSTKIAVTIKEDALARYTPMFEKELINTIYKKMLKAGFLIGLREKDFKKKISKLTSMLRIKEIIDKPETIIVATGIEPVLPIDDKLLIYYKNSEEVGEDKGKSRNDIDRGFLSSVLEGDLIMEYIKPKTGTHGRNLKGDLIPVIEPKTSQETQITVSPNIQVEEGEDNIKYIALKSGYVSEENNKYDIKEELEVGAVNLKSTGSITTSLDSDVKINIKENNYLKDAIGSGMKVETSEVRASGNVAKDAVIKAKTVVIEGNTHAQSKIYAQNVTISLHMGYLECDEAHIDRLEGGKVRAKIVHLNRVLGGDIEAEEVHIQILHSNSTIKASSLISIDELKGDNNRLIIDVNSILDEKGDVTEHHQKMKALEEELKTLPKELEHKRNIIDSNKNSINMIKNRLVEMRQEGITPPAAFLKKLKDFQGLVTEYNQILKSINSKQMELATLKDELVGMESIIFDAKIINKDRWTELNEVKFRLIEPPVDVTYSTKENEIARVMSLKAGINGYEIKRSNEI; from the coding sequence ATGGTAGAAGATAGCAAGAACCCATATCAAGATATTGATGCGGTTTCTAAGAGTATGGGCGTACCGCCGGAGTATCTTGATTTTGATATCTTAGAGATCTTTACTAGCTATAAAACTAACCCGCAAGCTGAATTTACCCCAGTACAAGATGGAGATATATTTGATGATGATGAATTCTTTTTAGATGAGAATTTATCTATTATGCAGACCTATAAGGTTAAATTTTACGATATTAGAAAAGATATTAGACCACACCTTCCTAAAGTTACTTTAGGGACAAATAAAAACTCTACTAAAATAGCAGTTACTATAAAAGAAGATGCTTTGGCTAGATATACTCCAATGTTTGAAAAAGAGCTTATAAATACAATATATAAAAAGATGCTAAAGGCTGGATTTTTAATAGGTTTAAGAGAAAAAGATTTTAAAAAGAAAATATCAAAACTAACATCAATGCTAAGAATTAAAGAGATAATAGACAAGCCAGAGACTATTATAGTAGCTACAGGAATTGAGCCGGTTTTGCCTATAGATGATAAGCTACTAATATATTATAAAAATAGCGAAGAGGTAGGCGAAGATAAAGGTAAGAGTAGAAATGATATCGATAGAGGATTTTTAAGTAGTGTTTTAGAGGGTGATTTGATAATGGAGTATATCAAGCCAAAAACTGGCACCCATGGACGCAACTTAAAGGGTGATTTAATTCCAGTAATTGAGCCAAAAACTAGCCAAGAGACTCAAATTACAGTAAGTCCAAATATTCAAGTAGAAGAGGGTGAAGATAATATCAAATATATAGCTCTTAAAAGTGGCTATGTTAGCGAAGAAAATAATAAATATGATATAAAAGAGGAGCTAGAAGTAGGTGCTGTAAATTTAAAATCTACTGGCTCAATTACTACAAGCTTAGATTCAGATGTTAAGATAAATATTAAAGAGAATAACTATTTAAAAGATGCCATAGGTAGCGGAATGAAGGTAGAAACTAGCGAGGTTAGAGCTAGTGGCAATGTGGCTAAAGATGCAGTCATTAAAGCCAAAACTGTAGTTATAGAGGGCAACACTCACGCCCAGTCAAAAATATATGCACAAAATGTAACTATATCTTTGCATATGGGATATTTAGAGTGCGATGAGGCTCATATAGATAGATTAGAAGGTGGTAAAGTAAGAGCTAAAATAGTGCATTTAAACCGAGTTTTGGGTGGAGATATAGAAGCTGAAGAGGTGCATATTCAAATTTTGCATTCTAACTCAACTATAAAGGCCTCTTCATTAATAAGCATAGATGAGCTAAAAGGTGATAATAATAGATTGATAATAGATGTAAATAGTATCCTTGATGAAAAGGGCGATGTGACAGAACATCATCAAAAAATGAAAGCCTTAGAAGAGGAGTTAAAAACTCTACCAAAAGAGCTAGAGCATAAAAGAAACATAATAGATAGCAATAAAAACTCTATAAATATGATAAAAAATAGATTAGTAGAGATGAGACAAGAAGGAATAACCCCGCCAGCTGCGTTCTTAAAAAAACTAAAAGATTTTCAAGGTTTAGTAACAGAGTATAATCAAATTTTAAAAAGTATAAATTCCAAGCAGATGGAGCTAGCTACATTAAAAGATGAGTTAGTAGGTATGGAGAGTATAATCTTTGATGCTAAAATCATAAATAAAGACCGATGGACTGAGCTAAATGAGGTTAAATTTAGGCTTATTGAACCGCCAGTAGATGTGACATATAGCACTAAAGAAAATGAGATAGCAAGAGTAATGTCTTTAAAAGCTGGAATAAATGGATATGAGATAAAAAGGTCAAACGAGATATGA
- the ruvA gene encoding Holliday junction branch migration protein RuvA — MIKAIEGLITKKDPTSIWIKCAGITYGVNISLFTSASLQKGDSVELFITQIIREDANLLYGFLKESEQRIFELLLKVNGIGASTAMAVCSSLSPDEFSSAVINGDDGVLKRVPGIGPKTARTLIAQLSDAKLGEISSANSASNEAFMALESLGFKRDKISAALAKCSSNDTPSLIKEALKILA, encoded by the coding sequence ATGATAAAAGCAATTGAGGGATTAATAACTAAAAAAGATCCAACATCAATCTGGATAAAATGTGCTGGTATTACATATGGGGTAAATATCTCACTATTTACTAGTGCTTCGTTGCAAAAGGGAGATAGTGTAGAGCTATTTATAACGCAAATTATCAGAGAGGATGCAAATCTATTATATGGATTTTTAAAAGAGAGTGAGCAGAGAATTTTTGAGCTACTTTTAAAAGTCAATGGAATTGGAGCATCTACTGCGATGGCCGTGTGTTCTTCTCTTAGTCCAGATGAGTTTAGCTCAGCAGTGATAAATGGTGATGATGGGGTTTTAAAACGAGTACCAGGAATTGGCCCAAAAACTGCAAGAACACTAATAGCTCAGCTAAGCGATGCTAAACTAGGTGAGATAAGTAGCGCAAATAGTGCTAGTAATGAGGCATTTATGGCACTTGAGAGTTTAGGATTTAAACGAGATAAGATTAGTGCTGCACTAGCTAAATGCTCTAGTAATGATACGCCATCTTTAATCAAAGAGGCGCTTAAAATATTGGCTTAA
- a CDS encoding D-alanine--D-alanine ligase has translation MNYGIVFGGASWEHEISIVSAIAIKKALKANLKFIFVDANRDFYLIEPGDMRANFFSSQKYKKCKKLYLKEGGFVTHGIFGVKGIDVDCYINLIHGCDGEDGKIAGMFEFYSLKFIGPRLEASVMSYSKVLTKFLALKCSVKTLDYEVITKNQKPNLTLPYILKPSHLGSSIGVSVVNNLDELDYALDVGFEFDNEILVEPFVDGVREFNLAGFKGAKGLELSMIEEPKKGKMLDFKQKYMSFTSSSSVEADLSDEIKNKIKDAFDRIYTGGRFDGALIRCDFFVIGDEVYLNEINPNPGSLANYLFSDFTGSINRLANSIKVEKKIHVDYKYIHSITSNKGKLA, from the coding sequence ATGAATTATGGTATAGTTTTTGGTGGGGCAAGCTGGGAGCATGAGATTAGCATAGTCTCGGCCATAGCAATAAAAAAGGCCTTAAAGGCAAATTTAAAATTTATATTTGTAGATGCTAATAGGGATTTTTATCTGATTGAACCTGGTGATATGAGAGCAAATTTTTTTAGCTCACAAAAGTATAAAAAATGCAAAAAACTCTATTTAAAAGAGGGTGGCTTTGTTACGCATGGTATATTTGGAGTTAAGGGTATTGATGTTGATTGCTATATAAATTTAATCCATGGATGCGATGGCGAAGATGGTAAAATAGCTGGGATGTTTGAGTTTTACTCGCTTAAGTTTATTGGACCAAGACTTGAAGCTAGTGTGATGAGTTACTCAAAGGTTTTAACTAAATTTTTAGCATTAAAATGTTCAGTTAAAACGCTTGATTATGAGGTAATAACCAAAAATCAAAAGCCAAATTTGACTCTGCCTTATATCTTAAAACCATCACATCTTGGAAGCAGCATAGGTGTAAGTGTAGTAAATAATCTTGATGAGCTTGATTATGCTTTAGATGTGGGATTTGAATTTGATAATGAGATATTGGTTGAGCCATTTGTAGATGGTGTTAGGGAATTTAATCTAGCTGGATTTAAGGGTGCCAAAGGGCTAGAACTATCTATGATAGAAGAGCCAAAAAAGGGTAAAATGCTAGATTTTAAGCAAAAATATATGAGTTTTACAAGTTCTAGCTCAGTAGAAGCTGATCTAAGTGATGAGATAAAAAATAAGATAAAAGATGCTTTTGATAGAATTTATACAGGCGGTAGATTTGATGGAGCACTTATTAGATGTGATTTTTTTGTAATTGGCGATGAGGTCTATCTAAATGAGATAAATCCAAACCCAGGAAGCTTGGCAAACTATCTATTTAGCGACTTTACAGGCTCTATAAATCGTCTAGCAAATAGTATAAAAGTTGAGAAAAAAATCCATGTTGATTATAAATACATTCACTCTATTACGAGTAATAAAGGCAAACTAGCCTAA
- a CDS encoding prevent-host-death protein → MAKFSKDEVYTATQVVRNFSSILGDISQAKIKRAFIVKNNRFEAVLLNIDEYERLSEAVTLLEAIYNKKKES, encoded by the coding sequence ATGGCAAAGTTTAGCAAAGATGAGGTCTATACTGCTACGCAGGTAGTGCGAAATTTTAGTTCAATTTTAGGCGATATCTCTCAAGCTAAGATTAAACGAGCTTTCATAGTTAAAAATAATCGCTTTGAGGCTGTGCTTTTAAATATAGATGAATATGAACGCTTAAGCGAGGCTGTAACCTTGCTAGAAGCAATTTATAATAAGAAAAAAGAGAGTTAA